In a genomic window of Phaeobacter inhibens DSM 16374:
- a CDS encoding TRAP transporter substrate-binding protein, with product MVYLKSLKTAVAAAAACCFTLGAQAAEFRLGLLTPPPHIWTKAAEAFADELNTASDGAHSVQVFPARQLGNEAQMLQQLQTGALDMAFLTVAEVSNRVPDLGAFYAPYLAADIDHAGRILRSDIARQMLEPLPAKAGVVGLGLGMAGLRQIVSREEVNSAEDLSGLKLRITPFAPIFDFYEGLNAAPTPMPLPSVYDALANGQVDAIDMDAELIWVLKYHEHAKTIVQSDHMMFPVVGLVSARVWKDLDAKDREMIAELMAKHLDSTIDTYTAKEPEWLDNLKALDLTMTKVGPEFFAGVIDEWDRKWAAEAPSLPAIRAAAEATR from the coding sequence ATGGTATATCTGAAGTCACTCAAAACCGCAGTAGCTGCAGCGGCGGCCTGCTGCTTCACTCTGGGCGCACAGGCGGCAGAGTTCCGACTGGGCCTCCTGACGCCGCCGCCGCACATCTGGACCAAAGCGGCAGAGGCCTTTGCCGACGAACTCAACACAGCCTCAGACGGAGCGCACAGCGTGCAGGTCTTCCCGGCGCGCCAACTGGGCAACGAGGCGCAGATGCTGCAACAACTGCAGACCGGCGCGCTCGACATGGCGTTTCTTACCGTGGCCGAAGTCTCCAACCGGGTGCCGGATCTGGGCGCCTTCTACGCGCCCTATCTTGCCGCCGACATCGACCACGCCGGGCGCATATTGCGCTCTGATATCGCGCGGCAGATGCTGGAGCCGCTACCGGCCAAGGCTGGTGTTGTCGGGCTGGGACTCGGCATGGCTGGCCTGCGCCAAATCGTATCGCGCGAGGAAGTGAACAGCGCCGAGGACCTCAGCGGCCTGAAACTGCGGATCACGCCATTTGCACCCATCTTCGACTTTTATGAGGGACTGAACGCGGCGCCGACCCCGATGCCACTGCCCAGTGTCTATGATGCACTGGCCAACGGCCAAGTTGACGCCATTGACATGGATGCAGAGCTGATTTGGGTGCTAAAGTACCACGAGCACGCCAAGACCATCGTGCAAAGCGATCATATGATGTTCCCCGTGGTTGGGCTGGTCTCGGCGCGCGTATGGAAAGATCTCGACGCAAAAGATCGCGAGATGATCGCGGAGCTGATGGCGAAGCACTTGGACAGCACCATCGACACCTACACCGCCAAGGAGCCGGAGTGGTTGGACAATCTGAAGGCACTGGACCTGACCATGACCAAGGTCGGGCCGGAATTCTTCGCAGGTGTCATTGATGAATGGGATAGAAAATGGGCTGCAGAGGCGCCGTCATTGCCCGCCATCCGTGCCGCAGCCGAGGCAACCCGCTAG
- a CDS encoding tripartite tricarboxylate transporter permease, which produces MVPFDVILAGLAGTFTPVVLLYVLAGVVLGQFVGAVPGIGPVMAIAIAIPFTFVMEPLVGISFLVGIGKGGLVGGAVPAVLINTPGTPDAAATALDGFPLARQGKPLKAMRMALYSSVTGDTASDIILITVSAPLAIVALKLGPVEILFLLLLAFTVIVCLVGGTIARGGVALLLGLLLATVGLDPEYATPRLIFGQTELYDGIPLEAIALGILVLPEVLRRLAQGSGLSRPAVEIPAGQPAADRSISWREYWSCRFAMLRGASIGTVLGALPGIGSTAAAFIAYAATRESAKDPSSFGKGNIQGIAAAESANSAVVGANLIPLLTLGIPGSVGAALLIGAFKIHGIQPGPLLFDQQAELIYGLFGAMIAANFMNFWVGQAGMRLWSAVVRAPELVIFTLALLLCITGVYLGAGGMFGLYTMLACTLLGLVLSALGFSVIVFIIAFFLGSRFETTLSQAYSLTGGSLQELTNYPVALALLVVNLAFIALYMRKQNRRALPV; this is translated from the coding sequence ATGGTACCGTTTGATGTAATTCTAGCAGGGCTGGCGGGGACATTTACCCCGGTGGTTCTGCTGTATGTGCTGGCCGGGGTGGTACTCGGCCAATTTGTTGGGGCGGTTCCCGGCATTGGTCCAGTGATGGCGATCGCCATTGCAATTCCGTTTACCTTTGTCATGGAGCCCCTAGTCGGGATTTCCTTCCTTGTCGGCATCGGCAAAGGCGGGTTGGTAGGCGGCGCGGTTCCAGCGGTGCTGATCAATACCCCAGGCACACCCGATGCCGCTGCCACCGCGCTCGACGGCTTTCCGCTGGCGCGGCAGGGTAAGCCGTTGAAGGCAATGCGGATGGCGCTTTATTCTTCGGTCACCGGTGATACCGCCAGCGATATTATCCTGATCACCGTCTCTGCGCCGCTGGCCATCGTGGCGCTGAAATTGGGACCCGTGGAGATTCTATTCCTGCTGTTGCTTGCCTTTACAGTGATCGTGTGCCTGGTTGGAGGCACCATCGCCCGGGGCGGTGTCGCACTGTTGCTGGGTCTGCTGCTTGCAACCGTCGGGTTGGACCCAGAATACGCCACACCACGACTGATCTTCGGCCAGACTGAGCTTTATGATGGCATTCCACTGGAAGCTATTGCCTTAGGCATTCTCGTGCTGCCCGAGGTGCTGCGCCGCTTAGCTCAAGGTAGCGGTCTGTCGCGTCCCGCAGTTGAGATCCCGGCCGGCCAGCCCGCCGCCGACCGCAGCATCAGCTGGCGCGAGTACTGGTCTTGCCGGTTTGCAATGCTGCGCGGGGCCTCGATTGGCACGGTTCTGGGAGCACTACCCGGTATCGGGTCCACCGCAGCAGCCTTCATTGCGTATGCCGCCACCCGCGAGAGCGCCAAGGATCCGAGCAGTTTCGGCAAAGGCAATATCCAAGGCATCGCGGCGGCGGAATCGGCCAACTCTGCGGTGGTTGGGGCTAACCTGATCCCACTGTTGACACTGGGCATCCCCGGCAGCGTCGGTGCAGCCCTACTGATCGGTGCCTTCAAGATACATGGCATCCAGCCGGGGCCGCTGTTGTTCGACCAACAGGCAGAGCTGATCTACGGATTGTTTGGGGCGATGATCGCTGCCAATTTCATGAACTTCTGGGTCGGCCAGGCAGGCATGCGGCTTTGGTCAGCGGTGGTCAGGGCGCCGGAGCTGGTGATCTTTACCCTAGCGCTGCTACTGTGCATTACAGGCGTTTACCTAGGCGCGGGCGGCATGTTCGGCCTCTACACCATGCTGGCCTGCACGCTGCTGGGACTGGTTCTTTCGGCGTTGGGCTTTTCAGTGATCGTGTTCATCATCGCCTTCTTTCTGGGCAGCCGCTTTGAAACCACCTTGTCGCAGGCCTACAGCCTCACCGGCGGATCTCTACAGGAACTGACGAACTACCCTGTGGCGTTGGCGCTGTTGGTGGTGAATCTGGCCTTCATTGCGCTTTACATGCGTAAACAGAACCGCCGCGCCCTGCCCGTCTAA
- a CDS encoding tripartite tricarboxylate transporter TctB family protein has product MTLQRISGVFFVIFAGTMIWGVIPAQTEPVYPDGSIPPEVLPSVYAAMIGLFGGTLACQRGEAHTLDLRQAAKTTGVYLIALAGVLAMKHFGFLLAAPALALGLLWLVGERRPLWLAIGGFAGPLLIWTVFEVLLGRLLP; this is encoded by the coding sequence ATGACATTGCAACGCATATCCGGTGTTTTTTTTGTCATTTTCGCTGGGACGATGATCTGGGGAGTGATCCCGGCACAGACAGAACCCGTCTACCCCGACGGCTCAATCCCGCCCGAGGTTCTGCCCAGCGTCTATGCCGCAATGATCGGTCTGTTCGGCGGCACGCTGGCGTGTCAGCGCGGGGAAGCACACACGCTTGATCTGCGGCAGGCAGCAAAAACTACCGGGGTTTACCTGATCGCACTAGCCGGTGTCCTGGCGATGAAACACTTCGGGTTTCTCTTGGCCGCCCCGGCGCTGGCGCTTGGACTGCTGTGGCTGGTGGGGGAGCGCCGACCGCTGTGGTTGGCCATAGGTGGTTTTGCAGGACCTTTGCTGATCTGGACCGTTTTCGAAGTCCTGCTGGGACGTCTTTTGCCCTGA
- a CDS encoding tripartite tricarboxylate transporter substrate binding protein has product MKLNNLLKTAAFAAATALSLPQAAAAWTPEEPIVLRIGFGAGGETDTMGRVLAATIERQTGWDVVVENRPGGGGVAMLSALVNEAPDGLVLGMAVNIPPLMALSQRPDSVPFTLDSFDYIGTVTVAETALIAGGDAMFSSIGELVEFARREGSAKIAWDAPDAKAILQKIGQQEGVSFRMVKAESGAEMNKLLLGGQVDAAFGTGAHLPFIEEGQMKTIASLSDKRLSSAPDVPTLIESGHDFFIAPYFYITAPGSLPTDAKTALADAMDKAVADEAVQTVVQNAVSAPAVNLGPEGTRQMMQDSLGPIGALFAQ; this is encoded by the coding sequence ATGAAACTCAATAACCTGCTCAAGACGGCTGCATTTGCAGCTGCAACGGCCCTCAGTCTGCCGCAAGCGGCAGCTGCCTGGACGCCGGAAGAACCCATTGTGTTGCGCATTGGCTTTGGGGCTGGAGGCGAAACCGATACCATGGGCCGGGTGCTCGCGGCCACCATCGAACGCCAGACAGGCTGGGATGTGGTTGTGGAAAACCGTCCTGGCGGCGGCGGTGTCGCCATGCTCAGCGCTCTTGTCAACGAAGCACCCGACGGGCTGGTACTGGGCATGGCGGTGAACATCCCGCCGCTCATGGCGCTTAGTCAGCGTCCCGACTCGGTGCCCTTTACACTGGACAGCTTTGACTACATCGGCACCGTCACCGTGGCAGAAACCGCACTGATCGCGGGCGGCGACGCAATGTTCTCGTCGATTGGGGAACTGGTGGAATTTGCCCGCAGGGAAGGCTCTGCCAAGATCGCCTGGGACGCGCCAGACGCAAAGGCAATCCTGCAAAAGATCGGCCAGCAGGAAGGCGTTAGTTTCCGAATGGTCAAAGCCGAAAGCGGCGCCGAGATGAATAAACTGCTACTGGGAGGCCAGGTCGATGCCGCCTTCGGCACTGGCGCCCATCTGCCGTTCATTGAAGAGGGTCAGATGAAGACCATCGCCAGCCTGTCGGACAAGCGGCTCAGCTCTGCGCCCGATGTGCCGACGTTGATCGAGTCCGGCCATGATTTCTTCATCGCTCCCTATTTCTACATTACAGCCCCCGGCAGTCTACCCACCGACGCAAAAACCGCGCTTGCTGATGCCATGGACAAAGCCGTGGCCGATGAGGCGGTGCAAACAGTGGTGCAGAACGCGGTCAGCGCTCCTGCGGTTAACCTCGGCCCCGAGGGTACCCGGCAGATGATGCAGGATTCGCTGGGCCCCATCGGCGCTCTGTTTGCCCAGTAA